One part of the Armatimonadota bacterium genome encodes these proteins:
- the tadA gene encoding Flp pilus assembly complex ATPase component TadA yields the protein MALTPEQEKATGLGFGFVDLEVEKPDAAVLNLVPKEFALKYQVLPLSAHNGTLSVAIGGLKSLPATDDLSVLVGKDIQVFIADPALIRDNLEKQFLEGMLGDISGAEETFIDAEDVSDLADLQKLAGDAAVVQIVNLMFAQAVRDGVSDIHVEPYEKELKIRFRIDGILKDSMSPARRMHAAIISRIKILAELNIAERRLPQDGRIKLTIGARQVDVRVSIVPTVHGERAVMRILDKGTSMFTLPQLGMREDTFKTFRKVIGIPYGMILVTGPTGSGKSTTLYAALQEIYSPKLNILTIEDPVEYQVAGIGQIQVRANIGLTFASGLRSIVRQDPDVIMVGEIRDHETAEIAIHAALTGHLVFSTLHTNDAPSAITRLLDMGVEPYLAASSIVGVLAQRLVRTNCSNCSAPHEEKPELLSAIGINPGDYDHSKPPFRAGKGCEKCNGTGFKGRRGLYELMTVDEEVRRMTVDHSPASMIKDHALKAQNMRTLLGEGRLAVLEGVTTAEEVLRVCQREDI from the coding sequence GTGGCCCTCACCCCCGAACAAGAAAAAGCGACCGGACTCGGTTTTGGTTTCGTCGACCTTGAAGTCGAAAAGCCGGATGCCGCCGTGCTCAACCTCGTCCCCAAAGAATTTGCGCTTAAGTACCAAGTGTTGCCCCTCTCGGCGCACAACGGAACCTTGAGTGTGGCAATCGGCGGGCTCAAATCACTCCCGGCCACCGATGACCTTTCCGTCTTGGTGGGCAAAGACATCCAAGTCTTCATCGCCGACCCGGCCCTGATCCGCGACAACCTTGAAAAGCAGTTCCTGGAGGGGATGCTTGGCGATATCTCGGGGGCCGAAGAGACATTCATTGATGCCGAAGACGTCAGCGACCTGGCCGACCTCCAAAAACTGGCCGGGGATGCGGCCGTCGTCCAAATCGTCAATCTGATGTTTGCCCAGGCTGTCCGCGACGGGGTCAGCGACATCCACGTGGAGCCGTATGAGAAGGAACTCAAGATCCGATTCCGGATCGACGGCATCCTCAAAGACTCCATGTCGCCGGCCCGGAGGATGCATGCGGCCATCATCAGCCGCATCAAGATCCTGGCTGAACTCAACATCGCCGAACGCCGCCTCCCGCAAGATGGCCGGATCAAACTGACCATCGGGGCCCGCCAGGTGGACGTCCGCGTCTCAATCGTCCCCACCGTCCACGGCGAACGGGCTGTTATGCGGATCTTGGACAAAGGGACGAGCATGTTTACGCTCCCTCAATTGGGGATGCGCGAAGACACGTTCAAAACGTTCCGCAAGGTAATCGGGATCCCGTACGGCATGATTCTGGTGACGGGCCCGACTGGATCCGGTAAATCCACCACCCTCTATGCGGCGCTGCAGGAAATCTATAGCCCCAAGCTCAACATCTTGACAATCGAAGACCCGGTCGAATACCAAGTTGCCGGGATCGGCCAAATCCAAGTCCGGGCGAACATCGGCCTGACATTCGCCTCTGGGCTGCGATCCATTGTCCGGCAGGACCCCGACGTCATCATGGTCGGTGAAATCCGCGACCACGAAACAGCCGAGATCGCCATTCACGCCGCCTTGACGGGCCACTTGGTTTTCAGCACCCTGCACACCAACGACGCCCCCAGCGCCATCACCCGGTTGCTGGATATGGGGGTCGAACCGTACTTGGCGGCCTCATCGATTGTTGGCGTGCTCGCCCAACGCTTGGTGCGGACGAACTGCTCCAATTGCAGCGCCCCGCACGAGGAAAAGCCGGAGCTCCTCTCCGCAATCGGCATCAACCCGGGCGATTACGACCACTCGAAGCCGCCGTTCCGGGCCGGAAAGGGGTGCGAAAAATGCAATGGGACGGGGTTCAAGGGCCGCCGGGGTCTTTATGAGCTCATGACGGTGGACGAGGAAGTCCGGCGCATGACAGTGGATCATTCGCCAGCGAGCATGATCAAAGACCACGCATTGAAGGCGCAGAACATGAGGACGCTGCTCGGCGAGGGCCGCTTGGCCGTTTTGGAAGGCGTCACAACCGCCGAAGAAGTGCTCCGGGTCTGCCAGCGGGAGGATATCTAA
- a CDS encoding arsenate reductase ArsC: MRILFVCVHNAGRSQMAEALFNHEAKERGLEARAESAGTEGGKSLNPVAAEAMAEIGIPMNHQSPKLLTQAMADRADRIITMGCGVDAESCPAKFLVTEDWGLDDPAGQGIESVRPIRDEIRKRINQLLDGLSRG, from the coding sequence ATGAGAATACTGTTCGTTTGCGTGCACAACGCCGGACGGTCGCAAATGGCCGAAGCGCTCTTCAACCACGAAGCCAAGGAACGCGGACTTGAGGCGCGTGCCGAATCCGCCGGCACCGAAGGCGGAAAGTCCCTGAACCCGGTCGCCGCGGAGGCCATGGCCGAAATTGGGATTCCCATGAACCATCAATCCCCCAAACTCTTGACCCAGGCCATGGCCGATCGCGCCGACCGGATCATCACCATGGGGTGCGGGGTTGATGCCGAATCGTGTCCGGCCAAGTTCCTGGTGACCGAGGATTGGGGGTTGGATGACCCGGCAGGGCAGGGGATCGAATCTGTGCGGCCGATCCGGGATGAAATCCGGAAGCGGATCAATCAACTCTTGGATGGTCTGAGCCGTGGTTAA
- a CDS encoding general secretion pathway protein GspK, with amino-acid sequence MRSKRSGSAFVLAVGTILVLSIVVAAFSVRLESHIRAESNRIGRIKAEQAVQAGIARAMATLTSANLNALDTTEEWATIGNAGAEEFQIGDASVRIQIVDATRFVDINSATEEQLVKMNLTDEQAACLLDWREDQIQPRALGAKDEFYNALETPYNAKLRRFESVNEIFLVKGFTPELVLLPPQNVTSNLLASGSAEDQPSLADLFQVDSQSPNTRADGSQRVNLNVAQNPQMVQAGIRNQAAQAIIQRRNTQGQFTSFNQVFNVAGINAQDAETLLNVATVTNETTLNGKININTASEQVLRTIPNLTEQEVAGIVQRSGQFRSLGELVSNAGLNTATLGQVADFFAIGSSSFLVYAEGRSGPTKVYWIAHIAVENGQPRITKMERPLQRNPLAKWGWDDDASTTTTLIQPAE; translated from the coding sequence ATGAGATCAAAACGTTCGGGCAGTGCTTTTGTTTTGGCCGTCGGCACGATCCTCGTGTTGTCAATCGTCGTCGCCGCATTCAGTGTCCGCCTGGAATCCCACATCCGGGCCGAGTCCAACCGAATCGGCCGGATCAAGGCGGAACAGGCCGTGCAGGCGGGCATCGCTCGGGCAATGGCGACCCTCACATCGGCCAACCTCAACGCCTTGGATACAACGGAAGAATGGGCGACGATCGGTAACGCCGGAGCCGAAGAATTTCAAATCGGCGACGCCTCCGTGCGGATCCAAATCGTGGATGCCACGCGCTTTGTGGACATCAACTCGGCCACCGAAGAGCAGTTGGTCAAGATGAACCTGACCGATGAACAGGCGGCATGCTTGCTGGATTGGCGGGAAGATCAAATCCAACCCCGCGCGCTCGGAGCAAAGGACGAGTTCTACAATGCGCTCGAAACACCTTACAACGCCAAATTGCGCCGATTTGAAAGCGTGAACGAGATCTTCTTGGTCAAAGGGTTTACGCCGGAGCTGGTTCTATTGCCACCCCAAAACGTTACATCGAACCTGCTTGCATCGGGAAGCGCTGAAGACCAGCCATCGCTGGCCGACCTATTCCAGGTGGATTCGCAATCCCCCAATACGCGGGCTGACGGATCCCAACGTGTGAACCTGAACGTTGCGCAGAACCCCCAAATGGTCCAGGCGGGAATCCGCAACCAGGCGGCTCAGGCCATCATCCAACGGCGGAACACCCAAGGCCAGTTCACGAGCTTCAACCAAGTGTTTAATGTTGCCGGCATCAACGCCCAAGATGCGGAAACCCTGCTCAACGTCGCTACGGTGACCAACGAAACGACGCTGAATGGCAAGATCAACATCAACACCGCATCGGAACAAGTGCTCAGGACAATCCCCAACCTCACTGAACAAGAGGTTGCCGGCATCGTCCAGCGGAGTGGACAGTTCCGATCTTTGGGGGAATTGGTTTCAAATGCCGGGCTCAACACGGCCACTCTTGGCCAAGTCGCCGACTTTTTCGCCATTGGCAGCAGTTCCTTCCTTGTCTATGCCGAAGGCCGGAGCGGTCCAACAAAGGTTTATTGGATTGCCCACATCGCGGTGGAAAACGGCCAACCCCGCATCACAAAAATGGAACGGCCCCTCCAACGCAACCCCCTTGCCAAATGGGGTTGGGATGACGACGCTTCTACGACGACTACCTTGATCCAACCAGCCGAATGA
- a CDS encoding GspH/FimT family pseudopilin, with amino-acid sequence MPSKDQRGFTIVEVVMVVFIIAILSFAIFPSITAIERSQKAMGFRNALESVAQKARNEAIHNNRATQLKFDTEGRIGWDYAEEAVTESQTANAPDIELGAVRDPVDPTPTTEFTGYQLANDSVSKSDWLVGFYPDGSADRAYLEFTMDGQTFVLAVNPESGSSAVVQSTIDDQEETQWKAGEVERRVG; translated from the coding sequence ATGCCGTCGAAGGATCAGCGCGGGTTCACAATCGTAGAGGTGGTGATGGTGGTTTTCATCATCGCCATCCTCTCGTTTGCGATCTTCCCATCCATCACGGCCATTGAACGGAGCCAAAAGGCCATGGGTTTCCGGAATGCCCTGGAATCAGTAGCCCAGAAGGCGCGGAATGAGGCCATCCACAACAACCGCGCCACCCAGTTGAAATTCGACACAGAAGGCCGGATCGGGTGGGATTATGCCGAAGAAGCAGTGACGGAGAGCCAAACGGCCAATGCGCCGGATATCGAACTCGGAGCGGTTCGAGACCCGGTTGACCCAACCCCAACTACGGAGTTCACCGGCTACCAACTGGCAAACGACAGCGTCAGCAAATCAGATTGGCTGGTTGGGTTTTATCCTGATGGTTCAGCCGACCGCGCCTACCTGGAATTCACCATGGACGGGCAAACGTTTGTGCTGGCGGTCAATCCCGAGAGCGGGAGCTCGGCCGTCGTCCAAAGCACAATCGACGACCAGGAAGAAACACAATGGAAGGCCGGGGAGGTCGAACGCCGTGTCGGCTAA
- the msrA gene encoding peptide-methionine (S)-S-oxide reductase MsrA, producing the protein MAELELATVAGGCFWGVEDLFRKVPGVKSAVSGYIGGHSQNPTYREVCSGLTGHAEAVQIAFDPDVISYSEILHIFWEIHDPTTLNRQGPDIGTQYRSAIFVHSPEQRAAAEASKSWAQQFFPRPIVTSIEDASTFFPAEEYHQEYFSKNGGHGCHVRRSIGRE; encoded by the coding sequence ATGGCTGAACTCGAATTAGCAACGGTCGCAGGAGGGTGTTTTTGGGGGGTGGAAGACCTTTTCCGCAAGGTGCCGGGAGTCAAATCGGCGGTGAGCGGATATATCGGCGGGCATAGCCAAAACCCCACGTACCGCGAAGTCTGCAGCGGATTGACCGGCCATGCCGAAGCCGTGCAGATAGCTTTCGACCCGGATGTCATTTCCTATTCCGAGATCTTGCACATATTTTGGGAGATCCACGACCCGACCACGCTAAACCGCCAGGGGCCGGATATCGGGACGCAATACCGATCGGCGATCTTTGTCCATTCGCCAGAACAAAGAGCGGCGGCCGAAGCCAGCAAAAGCTGGGCGCAACAGTTCTTCCCCCGCCCAATCGTCACATCGATCGAAGACGCATCAACCTTTTTTCCGGCCGAGGAATACCACCAGGAGTATTTTTCAAAAAACGGGGGCCATGGTTGCCATGTCCGCCGGTCGATCGGCCGTGAGTAA
- a CDS encoding type II secretion system protein GspJ: protein MKRRGFTLLELLVALGLSLILIGAISTSFQLALDYSRTTPARLNKFQDEVQLRRTLAQLISGAYVSSDTADNLTYLATQSSGGEAGTPDTLVFTTLGQPVAGGFLLSDSPDTEELNSRFGPQGGTSEVSLSTVPVGEPNQTDASGLFLRIQTPSDGDPTQGGTERLLVSGVTSVTFEFWDGGSWVDTWDTVNSGSRRLPAAIRMTLEFSEGDPQTMTFRVPGSDVTAANPITITGGGAPTGP, encoded by the coding sequence ATGAAACGCCGGGGGTTCACATTGCTCGAACTTTTGGTGGCCTTGGGGCTCAGCCTGATTTTGATCGGCGCGATTTCGACGTCGTTCCAACTCGCCTTGGACTATTCGCGGACAACCCCCGCGCGATTAAACAAATTCCAAGACGAAGTCCAACTCCGCCGGACGCTCGCTCAACTCATATCCGGTGCCTACGTTTCATCCGACACCGCCGACAACCTGACCTACCTGGCCACCCAAAGCTCAGGTGGAGAAGCCGGCACCCCCGACACGCTGGTCTTCACAACCTTGGGCCAGCCGGTTGCGGGAGGATTTTTGCTGAGCGACAGCCCGGACACCGAGGAGTTGAACTCCCGGTTCGGCCCGCAGGGGGGGACATCTGAGGTCAGTTTGAGCACCGTTCCTGTTGGCGAACCAAACCAAACCGACGCTTCGGGTCTATTTCTCAGGATCCAAACCCCATCCGACGGCGACCCGACGCAGGGAGGGACGGAGCGCTTGCTGGTCTCCGGAGTGACTTCGGTGACCTTTGAATTTTGGGATGGGGGAAGTTGGGTGGACACCTGGGACACCGTGAATAGCGGATCCCGCCGTCTGCCGGCGGCCATCCGCATGACTTTGGAGTTCAGCGAGGGCGACCCTCAAACCATGACCTTCCGGGTGCCGGGCAGCGATGTGACCGCGGCAAATCCGATCACCATTACCGGCGGAGGAGCGCCGACTGGGCCATGA
- a CDS encoding PEP-CTERM sorting domain-containing protein has translation MKKLILLAAPLCLASSAYAQVAFAGSYSQNFDSLPSTGTNIWSNNTTLLGWYAGTDVTAGMTSLIAGSGTSTTAGFYTFGLAGTNPVTERALGFVTSNAFTGASGSGRNSIGLFLQNTSGTALTNIQVSYRGEQWRQNGNTTAQSLTFGYAVNATQTDAGVLAASTTTIAGLTFTSPITGSSATSLEGNLPANYSDLSATLTGLTLNAGETLLLRWIDVNDSGTDHTLAIDNVVVTGDAVPEPATITILAGAAALAALRRRKK, from the coding sequence TTGAAAAAACTCATTCTTCTGGCGGCACCGCTGTGCCTGGCGTCTTCAGCTTACGCTCAGGTGGCGTTTGCAGGTAGTTACAGCCAAAACTTCGATAGCTTGCCTTCCACGGGAACTAACATCTGGTCCAATAACACGACACTGCTTGGTTGGTATGCCGGCACAGATGTCACTGCGGGCATGACGTCTTTGATTGCTGGGTCAGGCACCAGTACGACAGCGGGATTCTACACGTTCGGTCTTGCGGGGACTAATCCGGTGACAGAAAGGGCACTTGGTTTTGTCACGTCAAACGCGTTCACCGGAGCTTCAGGATCGGGCCGTAACTCCATCGGGCTATTCCTCCAAAACACTTCCGGAACTGCGCTGACCAACATTCAAGTCTCATATCGCGGCGAACAATGGCGCCAAAACGGCAACACGACTGCACAGTCACTCACTTTCGGATATGCCGTCAATGCGACCCAAACGGATGCGGGTGTTCTCGCGGCTTCTACAACGACGATTGCCGGCCTCACATTCACAAGCCCGATCACCGGATCATCAGCGACATCCCTAGAAGGAAACCTACCCGCTAACTACTCGGACCTGTCAGCAACTCTGACAGGCCTCACGTTGAATGCCGGCGAAACGCTCCTGCTTCGCTGGATCGACGTCAATGACTCGGGCACTGACCACACGCTGGCGATTGACAATGTCGTGGTGACCGGCGACGCCGTTCCCGAACCCGCGACCATAACCATCCTCGCTGGGGCGGCCGCCCTTGCTGCGCTCCGCCGCCGCAAGAAGTAA
- a CDS encoding helix-turn-helix transcriptional regulator codes for MEFEMKVAAFRALGDPTRLGIIDLLATQCDSEGAIGEDGSVVGLSAGEVCCQLTGADKITSTISHHLHELESAGLVELTKQGRRTVCRLNGQALGEISGYLGGLAAATGRGCLGGAI; via the coding sequence ATGGAATTCGAAATGAAAGTGGCGGCGTTCCGTGCCCTGGGCGACCCGACGCGATTAGGGATCATCGATTTGCTGGCCACCCAGTGCGACTCGGAGGGGGCGATAGGCGAAGATGGGTCGGTCGTTGGCCTCTCGGCTGGGGAAGTCTGTTGCCAACTGACGGGTGCCGACAAGATCACATCCACCATTTCTCACCACCTGCACGAATTGGAGTCCGCCGGTCTGGTGGAGTTAACCAAGCAGGGGCGCCGGACAGTCTGCCGGCTCAACGGCCAGGCGCTCGGCGAGATATCCGGATACCTTGGAGGGTTGGCGGCGGCAACCGGGCGCGGATGCCTAGGCGGCGCAATATGA
- a CDS encoding glycosyltransferase family 4 protein, producing the protein MRVVMLSWEYPPRIVGGISPHVYELSQKLAARGVEVHVVTKSTPLAPDEETEPSGVQIHRVHLEREPDNFIHEIQLLNKATDLRCRQLLEEWREEGKPTIFHAHDWLSLDSARSLKYEYQLPMVATIHATEQGRNNGIHNDLQRYIHESEYWLSYEAWRVIVCSEFMKNEVNRYFNCPFDKVDVIYNGVDPAKFRFEWTEEERTAWRAKLALPQEKIVMYVGRFVREKGIHVLLNAASVVLANEPDTKFVIVGGGNRASLEKFVRWYGLQDKVLFTGFMANRSLHQLFRSADVAVFPSLYEPFGIVALEGMAAGAAVVASDAGGLKEVVLHEQTGLTCYAGDPGSLAWAILEALRHPEKTGRYKEAADVRLESDFDWGRIADQTIAVYERVWQEFLGSYWADRTLWPISDGARERAELLRVKEKAKSGAYIARPMPNISLPDVKIHAEEALHPGKKPEDEVEEPSAVD; encoded by the coding sequence ATGCGGGTTGTGATGCTAAGTTGGGAATACCCTCCCCGGATCGTCGGGGGAATTAGCCCGCACGTTTACGAACTCTCCCAAAAACTCGCCGCCCGCGGGGTGGAAGTGCATGTCGTCACCAAGAGCACCCCCCTTGCTCCCGACGAGGAAACCGAGCCGAGCGGGGTCCAGATCCACCGCGTCCATCTAGAGCGAGAACCCGACAACTTCATTCACGAGATCCAACTCCTCAACAAGGCGACCGACCTCCGGTGCCGGCAACTTCTGGAGGAATGGCGAGAAGAAGGCAAGCCCACGATTTTTCACGCCCACGACTGGCTGAGCCTTGATTCAGCGCGGTCGCTCAAATACGAATACCAACTGCCAATGGTGGCAACCATCCACGCCACCGAACAAGGCCGCAACAACGGCATCCATAACGACCTCCAGCGGTATATCCACGAATCGGAATATTGGCTGAGCTACGAGGCCTGGCGGGTCATCGTGTGCAGCGAGTTCATGAAGAACGAAGTCAACCGGTATTTCAACTGCCCCTTTGATAAAGTCGATGTGATTTACAACGGCGTCGACCCCGCCAAGTTCCGGTTCGAATGGACAGAAGAGGAACGCACGGCGTGGCGGGCAAAACTCGCCCTGCCCCAAGAGAAAATTGTGATGTATGTGGGCCGATTCGTGCGGGAAAAGGGCATCCATGTTTTGCTGAACGCCGCTTCCGTCGTTTTAGCCAACGAGCCCGACACTAAGTTCGTGATCGTCGGCGGGGGCAACCGCGCCTCTTTGGAAAAATTCGTCCGGTGGTACGGCCTGCAAGACAAAGTTTTATTCACCGGGTTCATGGCCAACCGTTCCTTGCACCAACTTTTCCGGAGCGCGGATGTCGCCGTCTTCCCTAGCCTCTATGAACCGTTCGGGATTGTGGCGTTGGAAGGCATGGCGGCCGGGGCGGCGGTTGTGGCCAGTGATGCCGGCGGGCTCAAAGAAGTCGTGTTGCACGAACAGACCGGGTTGACGTGTTATGCCGGAGACCCGGGTTCGCTAGCCTGGGCGATTTTGGAAGCCTTGCGCCATCCGGAAAAAACCGGACGGTACAAGGAGGCGGCCGACGTCCGGTTAGAATCGGATTTCGATTGGGGCCGCATTGCCGACCAGACCATCGCCGTTTATGAACGCGTTTGGCAGGAGTTCCTGGGCAGCTATTGGGCCGACCGGACACTCTGGCCGATCAGCGACGGTGCGCGGGAGCGGGCCGAACTCCTCCGAGTCAAGGAAAAAGCAAAATCCGGTGCCTACATTGCCCGGCCGATGCCCAACATATCCCTGCCCGACGTCAAAATCCACGCCGAAGAGGCCCTCCACCCGGGCAAGAAACCCGAGGACGAGGTCGAAGAACCTTCGGCGGTGGACTAA
- the gspG gene encoding type II secretion system major pseudopilin GspG produces MNPNPRKSSVLRRGFTLIELLVVMLILAILAAMIVPRIMSRTGEAKISAARGDLVNLRKALNLFYIDVGSYPTTEEGLEALRTPPSDAAGWKGPYLEKPVPTDPWGYQYAYEFPGPDGDASFYLYCTGSDGAPGGSGDAADIIESGE; encoded by the coding sequence ATGAATCCGAATCCGCGCAAATCCTCCGTCCTCCGCAGGGGTTTCACCCTCATCGAACTGCTCGTGGTCATGCTCATCCTCGCAATCCTTGCGGCGATGATTGTGCCCCGGATCATGAGCCGCACCGGCGAAGCCAAAATCTCCGCTGCCCGCGGCGACCTCGTCAACCTCCGCAAAGCCCTCAACCTCTTCTACATCGACGTAGGCTCTTACCCGACGACCGAAGAAGGCCTCGAAGCCTTGCGAACTCCGCCTTCGGATGCCGCCGGGTGGAAAGGCCCCTATTTGGAAAAGCCGGTTCCAACCGACCCATGGGGCTACCAATACGCCTATGAGTTCCCCGGCCCGGATGGCGATGCCTCGTTCTACCTGTATTGTACGGGTAGCGACGGCGCCCCCGGCGGTTCGGGTGACGCGGCTGACATCATCGAGTCTGGCGAGTAA
- a CDS encoding aquaporin has protein sequence MVKRYVAEFVGSFMIVAAPIWGAFAGLGLSEMAWISGLAVMAMIYVFGPVSAAHFNPAVTLGFAVAKRFPWKHVAPYVLCQIAGGIAAAALGSLALKPGLGVHVPATQFIGRNIATEFLVTFALMAVIMAVATDRRVSGAIPGVAIGLTVVLGVLVGGSVTGGSMNPARSLGPALMAGGEALNNVWLYLSIPPLGAVAAAVLFEYLRLEPEHAKGAPDGIAAEVTD, from the coding sequence GTGGTTAAGCGCTACGTGGCCGAGTTCGTCGGCAGCTTCATGATCGTCGCCGCACCCATTTGGGGTGCCTTTGCCGGACTAGGATTGTCCGAGATGGCCTGGATCAGCGGCTTGGCGGTGATGGCGATGATTTACGTTTTCGGGCCGGTGTCGGCAGCCCACTTTAACCCGGCGGTGACCTTGGGGTTCGCGGTCGCCAAGCGGTTTCCTTGGAAGCACGTGGCCCCTTACGTGCTTTGCCAAATTGCGGGTGGGATAGCGGCGGCGGCCCTTGGAAGCTTGGCCCTCAAACCTGGACTGGGGGTTCATGTCCCAGCCACGCAATTTATTGGGAGAAACATTGCCACCGAGTTCCTGGTGACCTTTGCGCTGATGGCCGTCATCATGGCGGTGGCCACGGATCGTCGGGTCAGCGGCGCAATCCCAGGGGTCGCGATCGGGTTGACCGTCGTCCTGGGGGTGCTGGTTGGCGGATCGGTTACCGGAGGGTCAATGAACCCGGCCCGTTCCCTTGGGCCGGCATTGATGGCCGGGGGTGAAGCCCTAAACAACGTGTGGCTCTATCTGAGCATCCCGCCACTTGGGGCCGTTGCCGCCGCAGTGCTCTTTGAATATCTGCGGCTGGAGCCCGAACACGCCAAAGGGGCACCCGATGGAATCGCCGCCGAGGTGACCGATTAG
- a CDS encoding prepilin-type N-terminal cleavage/methylation domain-containing protein: MSAKHQSAFTLVEVVVAAFILAVGITGLMGALSGLSSAEIKVAQRDLIYRIAAEKLDELVATEAWKSEAGGSFDDTRLSDYTWSIQEVNTGVENVTGLTLTVSSTSKGEVTVSTLVFEPPQTSGGTQGT; encoded by the coding sequence GTGTCGGCTAAGCACCAGTCCGCTTTCACCCTGGTCGAGGTCGTCGTGGCTGCCTTTATCCTGGCCGTCGGGATCACTGGCCTGATGGGCGCACTGAGCGGCCTCTCGTCCGCCGAGATCAAAGTTGCCCAAAGAGATTTGATTTACCGCATCGCCGCCGAAAAGCTCGACGAATTAGTGGCGACAGAGGCCTGGAAATCAGAGGCTGGCGGTTCTTTTGACGACACTCGGCTCAGTGACTACACCTGGTCGATCCAGGAGGTCAACACCGGCGTGGAAAATGTGACTGGTCTCACCCTCACCGTCTCCTCCACCAGCAAAGGCGAGGTCACGGTTTCCACGTTAGTTTTTGAGCCGCCTCAAACAAGCGGGGGGACACAAGGCACATGA
- a CDS encoding type II secretion system F family protein: MPTFAYSAVEPSGRKRTGVLEASDQQAAVALLTREGKFLLEIKEQAKASESAESHDGERKRANSTRADLALFTRRMADLSDAGLPLDRVLSVLAEQSESLPLSKAAEAALVEVQGGLSVSDALAMQGTKLFPEVYTQTLRAGEASGQFPESAERLADLLENEVTRRSQVVSALVYPAVLTGVAVFVVVFLLTFVVPRLSGVFKGMGDSLPAVTKALLATTGFITTNYLLIIGVLVGGAVLYRGWVGTPSGALARDRMLMKLPMAGPIVKKSTVSRYARVLGTLLHGGVSILEALDLSGKSTGNLVFATTSESVLQDVKEGVPIADAMKNTGAFPPVLTHMVAIGEETGDLPKMLNRVSESLDFEVEQGLRRLTASLEPIIVLVMGAFVAFVVLSIMLPIVQAQELVK; this comes from the coding sequence TTGCCGACTTTTGCCTACTCCGCCGTCGAACCGTCGGGCCGCAAGCGCACCGGCGTTCTCGAGGCATCCGACCAACAAGCGGCTGTTGCCCTCCTCACGCGCGAGGGCAAGTTCTTGTTGGAGATCAAAGAGCAGGCAAAGGCATCCGAATCCGCTGAGTCGCACGATGGCGAAAGGAAACGCGCTAATTCGACCCGGGCCGACCTCGCCTTGTTCACGCGCCGCATGGCCGACCTGAGCGACGCCGGGCTCCCGCTCGACCGGGTGCTTTCCGTCCTCGCCGAGCAATCGGAATCCCTCCCGCTTTCCAAAGCAGCCGAAGCGGCCCTGGTCGAAGTGCAGGGCGGTCTTTCGGTAAGTGATGCCTTGGCCATGCAAGGCACCAAGCTATTCCCCGAGGTTTATACGCAAACCCTGCGGGCGGGAGAAGCCAGCGGGCAGTTCCCTGAATCAGCTGAGCGGTTGGCCGACCTGCTGGAAAACGAAGTGACCCGCCGTTCCCAGGTGGTTTCCGCCTTGGTCTATCCGGCGGTTTTGACCGGGGTCGCCGTCTTCGTCGTCGTCTTTTTGCTCACGTTTGTCGTGCCGCGGTTGAGCGGCGTTTTCAAAGGGATGGGCGATAGCCTCCCGGCCGTCACCAAAGCCCTTTTGGCGACAACCGGGTTCATCACAACCAATTACCTGCTGATCATCGGGGTGTTGGTTGGGGGGGCGGTGCTTTACCGCGGTTGGGTCGGAACGCCGTCCGGCGCCCTTGCAAGGGATCGCATGCTGATGAAACTCCCAATGGCCGGGCCCATCGTCAAAAAGTCGACGGTCAGCCGATATGCCCGCGTCCTCGGCACGCTCCTGCATGGCGGAGTGAGCATCTTGGAGGCACTGGACCTCTCGGGCAAATCCACCGGCAACCTCGTCTTTGCCACCACTTCCGAGAGCGTTTTGCAAGATGTCAAGGAAGGTGTTCCGATCGCGGACGCGATGAAGAACACCGGGGCCTTCCCGCCCGTGCTCACCCACATGGTCGCGATTGGTGAGGAAACCGGGGACTTACCAAAAATGCTTAACCGCGTCTCGGAAAGTCTCGACTTCGAAGTCGAGCAAGGGTTGCGCCGCCTCACGGCCTCCCTAGAACCCATCATCGTCCTTGTCATGGGGGCGTTCGTCGCTTTCGTCGTCCTCAGCATCATGCTGCCGATCGTTCAAGCTCAGGAACTCGTCAAATGA